Genomic DNA from uncultured Fibrobacter sp.:
GGAACTCAAATGCGTTCCGCTTTCAAACTTGCAGACTTTTGTCGCCAAGCTCACGGGCGTTGCCATCATGATGTTCTCGATACATTTCTACCTGAACGGCTCCATGGAACTTGCCAACTGCGCCGTCATGCTGGTGTGCTCCTTCATGCTCTTTGCGGCTCTGGAACTGGGCGGCAGTTACGCAGCGCTCCTCCGTGCAGTCGACATCTCGGTCAACCGCGCAAACGATATCTTGAACAAGCCCACCATGGACATCGATGGCGAAGACATTGCCCCCGCCAATCACGACATCAAGGCCGAAAGCATCGATTTCGCCTACGACAAGCGCAAGATTATCGACAACGTGACGCTTTCCATTCCCGAAAAGACGACCACGGCTATCGTGGGCCCGAGCGGTTCAGGCAAGACGACGCTTTGCCACTTGCTCTCTCGCTTCTGGGATGTAAACGCAGGTTCGGTGACATTGGGCGACCGCCGCGTGCAAGATTACAGCATGGATAGCCTCATGAAGAATTTCAGTTTCGTGTTCCAGAACGTGTATCTGTTCCGCGATACGATTGAAAACAACATCAAGTTCGGGAATCCGAGCGCCACGCACGAGCAAGTCGTAGAAGCCGCCAAGAAAGCCTGTTGCCACGACTTTATTGAAAAGCTCCCCGACAGTTACAATACGGTCATCGGCGAAGGCGGCGCAAGCCTCAGCGGCGGTGAACGCCAGCGCATCTCGATTGCACGCGCCATCATGAAGGATTCTCCGGTCATCATTCTGGACGAAGCGACCGCGAACGTGGACCCGGAAAACGAACGCGACTTGATGCTTGCCATTCAGGAGCTGACCCGCGAAAAGACCGTCATCATGATCGCGCATCGCTTAAAAACCGTGCGCCACGCTGACCAGATTATCGTCTTAGACAAGGGCCGCATCGTGGAACAGGGCAAGCACGAAGAACTCGTGAAGAACGGCGGAATCTACGCCCGATTCATTGATTCTCGCCGCGAAGCCGTCAGCTGGAAACTGTAATGCAGATTCAGCTTTCGGACCACTTCACCTACGGGAGGCT
This window encodes:
- a CDS encoding ABC transporter ATP-binding protein, whose translation is MFDTLIKFFNFCNAENRHKFYGSIIVGIFNSFFMALRIGAMAVMLQGVIRHVQGEAPFTMDTVRLALGIMVASLIGATVTKRIMSMWQTEGGYRTCASKRIEIAEHLRYLPMGYFNKNSLGYITSVTTNTMEQLGDVATRVVMMVTQGILDTILIIVMIAFFDWRIAIVATIGFAIFQFINTLMRMNVRAVSHEKVESDSKVVEKVLEYIQGIAEVKAYNMTGKRSKELNEIIDRNTSANIGMELKCVPLSNLQTFVAKLTGVAIMMFSIHFYLNGSMELANCAVMLVCSFMLFAALELGGSYAALLRAVDISVNRANDILNKPTMDIDGEDIAPANHDIKAESIDFAYDKRKIIDNVTLSIPEKTTTAIVGPSGSGKTTLCHLLSRFWDVNAGSVTLGDRRVQDYSMDSLMKNFSFVFQNVYLFRDTIENNIKFGNPSATHEQVVEAAKKACCHDFIEKLPDSYNTVIGEGGASLSGGERQRISIARAIMKDSPVIILDEATANVDPENERDLMLAIQELTREKTVIMIAHRLKTVRHADQIIVLDKGRIVEQGKHEELVKNGGIYARFIDSRREAVSWKL